The genomic DNA TGTTAATCCGGCGCAGCGTTCTTTTAAACGTAGGTCGCGGAGTGAAGGTGAAATCCTTATTCATGCTTTTTATTCCGGGCAAGCATTAATACATCCGGATTCACTCTTACGCCGCTGCGAGACAGTGCATCCAGATTAACGGAAAACCGGACCTCATCGTCCTCTATTATTAAACAAAACGCGCTGCCAATAGCACATTCAGGGTTATGTTCGGAGATTAATAGTAACGGTCGGTTGCGATATTGGTTGATTAATTCAAGCTGTTGTTCAGGCGACTCGGTGCCAAAGTAAATACCATCGCATTTTGCGGCGACGGCCTGCTGAGCGTTACCGACCCGCTCAGCCGTATAAGGCAGACCACCGGACATACTGAGGGCGTCGACATATCGGGAAGAGGTCAGGATACAGAGTCTGGGAGGCGCGGAAAGTGACGGCCATCGCGTGTAGCTGACGATGCCGGAGACAATCGAGCGCACCGATTTATCGGTTTCAGTCAGCGGAGCGGCGCTTACCGAGGCCAACGATAGTGGCAGCATCAGCAGTAGAATCAGTCGGGACAAAGCTATCAAGAATGAATTTCTCACGAGAATCCGCCATACCGCTCTGGAGCGTGTTACCCGGGGGAGTTGTAGGCAGAAGATCATTGTTTATTAAAACCATCATTATGTCAGAAATTCGATTGATGAAATTTAGGTTAAATCCCACAGTTGTATTTATTTCAGCATGTCAAAAGGCAATAAATTACGGCTGGTGGCGATGTTGATCTCCTCGGCTTCCGGCGCAGCGTAGTGAGTGAGCCGCAAAGGGAAAAGGTTCGCCCGCTAATTCTTTGCGATGGATAAATGTCGGGTTATCCATTTCCTGTGGGCCATCGATCTCACTATAGGCTTATTTATAAGGGATGGTTGGCCGTATTGTTAAATTTATCGGCTAACTTCAGGTTTTCTTTAAGTCGAATGTCATCGTAGGCGTTTTGGCCTGCGAGGGGGAGCGGATATCTATCGGGCAACCGTCGGGAGTTAAAC from Klebsiella sp. WP3-W18-ESBL-02 includes the following:
- a CDS encoding YfiR family protein is translated as MRNSFLIALSRLILLLMLPLSLASVSAAPLTETDKSVRSIVSGIVSYTRWPSLSAPPRLCILTSSRYVDALSMSGGLPYTAERVGNAQQAVAAKCDGIYFGTESPEQQLELINQYRNRPLLLISEHNPECAIGSAFCLIIEDDEVRFSVNLDALSRSGVRVNPDVLMLARNKKHE